The region CCTTCTTTCCCGCTCGGCCTCGGCCTGCTTGGCCATGGCCCTCTGCATCTCCTGCGGGAGGTCGACGTGCTTGATCTCCACGTTGGCCACCTTGACCCCCCACGGGTCGGTGGCGGTGTCCAGGATCTCCTGGAGCTGGTGGTTGATCTTCTCCCTCTCGGAAAGCAGGTCGTCGAGTTCGAACTGGCCCAGGACGCTCCGCAAGGTGGTCTGGGCAAGCTGGCTCGTGGCGTAGAAATAGTCCTCCACTTCCACGATGGCCTTGCCGGGGTCCATGACCCTGAAATAGACCACCGCATTGACCTTCACCGAAACGTTGTCCTTGGTGATGATGTCCTGGGGCGGCACATCCATGGTCACCAGGCGCAGGCTGACACGGACGGCTTTTTCGATAAGGACAACAACAATTGTGATCCCGGGCCCCCGGAACCCCGTCAGTCTTCCGAAACGGAACACGACAAGCCTGTCGTATTCGGTGACGATCTTGATGCTCGCCAACACCGCCAGGATAACCAGCACAAGGAAAAACAGGACCGGATTAGCAAAAACAATACTCATTGTCACCCCCTGAGTTTTTCGTATGTCCGTGTGGGCGTGGTGCGTCAATGCTTCAGTTTTCGCTGCCACGCTTCACAGACGCACGCGATTACGTTACGTCTCTTCTCTGATCAGCTCAACTTGCAGTTTCATCCCCTTGATATCGACAACTCTGATATTAGATCCTTCAGGGGCTTCCCGGTCGCAGACAGCTGACCAGATCTCCCCATGGACCCTGACCTTCCCTTCGGGAGACAGGTCGGTCGTCGCGACACCTTCCGCACCCGCCATCCCTTCGATCCCCGTAACGGGTTTCCGCTTGTGGGTTCGCATGACCAGCGTCAGCCCGACCACAATAAATCCCGCTGAGAATATTGTAGCAGCTAAAATCAGGGATCGGGACAATTGAAGATAGGGGTCAGCGCTTTCAAAAAGCATGACGCTTCCCAGAAACATCGCGAATGCTCCACCGACGGTGAGCATCCCGTAGGACACCACCTTTACCTCGAGGATGAACAGGATGATCGCCAGCATGATGAACAGCAAGCCGGCGTAGTTAATGGGAATGACCTGGAAAGAGAAAAAAGCCAGGATGAGGCATATCCCGCCCAGCACCCCGGGCAGGATGACCCCCGGGTTGGCGAGTTCGAAGAACAGGCCGTAGATCCCCAGCATCATGAGGATGTAGGAC is a window of bacterium DNA encoding:
- a CDS encoding slipin family protein is translated as MSIVFANPVLFFLVLVILAVLASIKIVTEYDRLVVFRFGRLTGFRGPGITIVVVLIEKAVRVSLRLVTMDVPPQDIITKDNVSVKVNAVVYFRVMDPGKAIVEVEDYFYATSQLAQTTLRSVLGQFELDDLLSEREKINHQLQEILDTATDPWGVKVANVEIKHVDLPQEMQRAMAKQAEAERERRAKVITAEGEFQAADKLAQAADILSVNPQSLQLRYLQTLREIATENNSTTLFPIPMDLLSGFMKMVKKSLKEEN